The following coding sequences lie in one Halococcus salsus genomic window:
- a CDS encoding TrmB family transcriptional regulator, with protein sequence MTELGELGLSSYEEKAYRTLLVTGAVTAAELSDTSGVPKGRIYDVLNGLEARKLIWRQSSDPNRYVAVQPETVVDRLLAERAYELKQEWDRYREKAETVRSNLLPTPPTESSFWLGSLGSDEMSTALQQHMRTAENVVKATVGPPYEDATWETLQSEVEGFFEGANTNLSVDLLFSEKAVTVLPDRFPHLIENQPADITVRKTPEIALSFDIVDNVEATIDVLHPVSGEDRIGVIGIKDSQVVSEFEQYFQRLWTDAVPLLE encoded by the coding sequence ATGACGGAATTGGGCGAGCTTGGACTCTCAAGTTACGAGGAGAAGGCCTATCGAACCCTTCTCGTAACAGGAGCAGTGACGGCAGCTGAACTCTCTGATACTAGTGGAGTCCCAAAAGGCCGTATCTACGACGTACTAAACGGCCTTGAAGCTCGCAAGTTGATCTGGAGACAGTCAAGCGATCCAAATCGGTACGTGGCCGTACAGCCAGAAACCGTCGTCGACAGGCTTCTGGCTGAACGAGCGTATGAACTGAAACAAGAGTGGGATCGTTACCGCGAGAAAGCAGAAACAGTTCGTTCGAACCTTTTGCCGACACCACCAACAGAGAGTAGTTTCTGGCTTGGATCGCTCGGGAGTGACGAAATGAGTACAGCGCTCCAGCAGCATATGCGAACCGCGGAGAATGTTGTCAAAGCAACTGTCGGGCCTCCCTACGAGGATGCGACGTGGGAGACACTCCAATCTGAAGTGGAAGGCTTTTTCGAGGGTGCTAATACGAATTTGTCTGTAGACCTCCTCTTCAGTGAAAAAGCAGTTACCGTACTCCCCGACCGATTCCCACATCTAATTGAAAACCAGCCCGCAGACATAACTGTCAGAAAGACTCCTGAGATTGCGCTTTCGTTTGATATCGTGGACAATGTGGAGGCGACGATTGATGTACTACATCCAGTATCTGGTGAAGACAGGATCGGTGTGATCGGGATCAAAGATTCGCAAGTAGTCTCCGAGTTTGAGCAGTACTTCCAACGACTGTGGACCGATGCTGTTCCCCTCCTTGAGTGA
- a CDS encoding winged helix-turn-helix domain-containing protein codes for MTERDERGRYASDHTDADVLAAVRARDPAGTSEVADELGVSRQNADKRLRKLADADCVERKKIGAVAIWWLSDEEKSPSDVTPEDSFWTAEPGSSTNSTDAEQADENLADTLADE; via the coding sequence GTGACTGAACGTGACGAGCGTGGGCGCTACGCTTCCGACCACACAGATGCGGATGTACTGGCTGCTGTCCGGGCTCGCGATCCCGCGGGGACAAGCGAGGTCGCTGACGAACTCGGCGTGTCACGTCAGAATGCGGATAAGCGGCTCCGGAAACTTGCTGACGCTGATTGCGTAGAGCGAAAAAAGATCGGTGCAGTGGCAATATGGTGGCTCTCCGACGAAGAAAAGTCTCCAAGCGACGTCACTCCCGAGGATAGTTTTTGGACAGCCGAGCCAGGGTCTTCGACTAACTCGACAGATGCTGAACAGGCTGACGAGAATTTGGCCGACACATTAGCGGATGAGTAG
- a CDS encoding type II toxin-antitoxin system VapC family toxin produces the protein MSSADELFIDTGPFFAYYNDRDKHHQTARVVFQAIREGDLLYSPLYTTQFVLSELATLLLYKIDHHTATRALGDILDARSFNVIQADPLAFANARQEFARYDNHETTLVDHLTATLATDRDVDHIFTFNSSFRALGFDLIPEDTGEL, from the coding sequence ATGAGTAGCGCGGACGAGCTGTTCATCGACACTGGACCTTTCTTCGCCTACTACAACGACCGCGACAAGCACCACCAGACAGCACGAGTCGTTTTTCAAGCGATTCGTGAAGGCGACCTACTGTACTCACCGCTCTATACGACCCAATTTGTCCTCAGCGAACTCGCCACCCTATTGCTCTACAAGATTGACCATCACACAGCTACACGCGCGCTCGGAGATATCCTCGATGCAAGAAGCTTCAACGTGATTCAAGCGGATCCGCTCGCATTCGCGAACGCTCGTCAGGAGTTCGCTCGCTACGACAACCATGAGACAACACTCGTTGACCATCTCACTGCCACGCTTGCTACCGACCGTGATGTCGACCACATCTTCACGTTCAATAGTAGTTTTCGAGCGCTTGGCTTTGACCTGATTCCTGAGGATACGGGAGAGCTGTAG
- a CDS encoding ParA family protein, which produces MITAVVYSESGGTYKTTMTANIAVALERMGLNTLVIDLDPQEGNLTSLFDVGEHRHDSGADNLVKHILEMPDGDFRDLIETTAEGVDIVPSHDMLSDFTSNLEQKISYETGMQNMSREEYPRFELLYNLLWNEQSLNEEYDAILVDPNARAEDLLYNAIFALRTLVAPVKPAGKGNLSLEGLDELVGNMKEQLGIDIGLSCIVPSGVGRTNAHQQYQEQFEDTEAFATPVAISNRESLMDAMWEARGSAFKVIEERWKTFERDGEMVSEPGQRRIRDREIETLRKLYKLAEFIATKTFKEEINPVLELNIVDYDTQTIDVSKGTSEATI; this is translated from the coding sequence ATGATAACAGCCGTCGTCTACTCGGAGTCGGGAGGGACGTACAAAACAACAATGACGGCCAACATCGCCGTAGCGCTAGAGCGAATGGGGCTGAACACGCTCGTTATCGATTTGGATCCACAAGAAGGGAATCTCACTAGTTTGTTCGATGTTGGAGAGCATCGGCACGATTCGGGAGCGGACAACTTGGTCAAGCATATTCTTGAGATGCCCGATGGCGATTTTCGGGACTTGATCGAGACAACGGCGGAGGGGGTCGACATCGTACCGAGCCACGACATGCTCAGTGATTTCACGTCAAATCTCGAGCAGAAAATCTCCTACGAAACGGGAATGCAGAACATGAGTCGCGAGGAGTACCCACGCTTCGAACTGCTCTACAACCTCCTCTGGAACGAGCAGTCATTAAACGAGGAGTACGACGCAATCCTCGTCGATCCGAACGCACGGGCGGAGGACCTCCTCTACAACGCGATCTTTGCGCTACGAACGCTCGTAGCTCCGGTGAAACCAGCAGGGAAAGGGAATCTAAGCCTAGAAGGGCTTGACGAGCTGGTCGGCAATATGAAAGAGCAACTGGGTATCGATATCGGATTATCGTGTATCGTCCCATCGGGGGTCGGACGAACCAACGCTCACCAGCAATATCAAGAACAGTTTGAGGACACGGAGGCGTTCGCGACTCCAGTCGCTATCAGTAATCGAGAGAGCCTGATGGACGCAATGTGGGAGGCGCGTGGGTCGGCGTTCAAAGTCATCGAAGAACGCTGGAAAACCTTCGAGCGGGACGGAGAGATGGTTAGCGAGCCGGGTCAACGTCGAATACGCGATAGAGAGATAGAAACTCTGAGAAAACTGTACAAACTCGCCGAGTTCATCGCAACGAAGACGTTCAAAGAGGAGATCAACCCCGTATTGGAACTCAATATCGTCGACTACGATACACAAACGATTGATGTAAGCAAGGGCACCTCGGAGGCGACGATATGA
- a CDS encoding orc1/cdc6 family replication initiation protein has product MTMFQRDHQVFADAEPLADSYEPENIRKRDEELEKYQRALQPIIDNRPTSNIFLYGKTGTGKTVATKFMLSHLESDAAGYDDVDLATVWVGCENLSSSYQVAVALVNELRHQQGRERISTTGYSQQRVFNLLYDELDSLGGTVVIVLDEIDNIGHSDDILYGLPRARSNSYVENVRPVIVGISNDFQFRDNLSPKVKDTLAEKEILFPPYDANQLRSILQPRAEKSFHDNVLVDDVVPLCAAFAAQDTGSARQAIRLLREAGELAQADESDSVTEDHVRAAQDELEKNQLHEGMQELTTQGHAVLCALAYHQALDEIPVRSRDLYERYVKICDRLDTDGVSERRVRDHLSDMNMLGLIELNERNEGLSAGRYYEYELNVPLEAVLSVLLSTSRFEDIADVIRSIANDNNRLQSGISDY; this is encoded by the coding sequence ATGACAATGTTCCAGCGGGATCATCAGGTGTTCGCCGACGCCGAACCACTCGCCGATTCCTACGAACCCGAGAACATTCGTAAGCGCGACGAAGAACTCGAGAAGTATCAACGTGCATTGCAGCCGATTATCGACAACCGTCCGACGTCAAACATCTTTCTCTACGGAAAGACCGGTACCGGAAAGACGGTTGCAACCAAGTTCATGCTCTCCCATCTGGAAAGCGATGCCGCTGGGTACGACGATGTCGACCTCGCGACCGTGTGGGTCGGATGTGAAAACCTCTCGTCGTCGTATCAGGTCGCTGTCGCGCTCGTCAACGAACTTCGCCACCAACAGGGAAGGGAACGAATCAGTACGACTGGATACTCTCAACAACGGGTATTCAATCTCCTTTACGACGAACTCGATTCACTCGGGGGGACCGTCGTCATCGTGCTCGACGAGATCGACAACATCGGCCATTCCGATGATATCCTCTACGGTCTCCCGCGAGCACGGTCGAACAGCTACGTCGAGAACGTCCGCCCAGTTATCGTGGGGATCAGCAACGACTTCCAGTTCAGGGACAATCTCTCACCCAAGGTCAAGGATACACTCGCCGAAAAGGAGATCCTCTTTCCACCGTACGACGCGAACCAGCTCCGGTCAATCCTACAGCCTCGAGCGGAAAAGTCGTTTCACGATAATGTTCTCGTCGACGATGTCGTACCGCTGTGTGCAGCGTTCGCTGCTCAGGATACTGGCTCTGCGCGTCAAGCCATTCGCCTCCTTCGTGAAGCCGGTGAACTCGCTCAGGCAGACGAGTCCGATAGTGTCACCGAAGACCACGTTCGGGCAGCACAGGACGAACTCGAGAAAAACCAACTTCACGAGGGGATGCAGGAACTCACTACTCAGGGCCACGCTGTTCTCTGTGCCCTCGCGTATCACCAGGCACTCGACGAAATTCCGGTACGGTCACGCGATCTCTACGAGCGCTACGTGAAGATTTGTGATCGTCTCGATACGGACGGCGTCAGCGAACGCCGTGTCCGTGACCATCTCTCCGATATGAATATGCTCGGTCTGATCGAACTCAACGAACGAAACGAAGGGCTCTCGGCAGGTCGATACTACGAATACGAACTTAACGTTCCCCTCGAAGCAGTCCTCAGTGTGCTGCTCTCGACGTCTCGCTTCGAAGATATCGCGGACGTCATCAGATCGATCGCGAACGACAACAATCGGCTACAATCCGGAATTTCGGACTACTAA
- a CDS encoding winged helix-turn-helix domain-containing protein has translation MSEDDTPGRKPRVTEREILEVFRKADEPVLTAPEVATVLPIGRRALHNRLKQLEKKGQLVSKQAGRSTVWWSPAYTFVVYDDLDED, from the coding sequence GTGAGCGAGGACGACACGCCGGGACGCAAACCACGAGTAACTGAAAGGGAGATCCTTGAGGTATTTCGCAAGGCGGACGAACCAGTCTTGACTGCGCCCGAGGTGGCGACAGTCCTCCCGATCGGTCGACGAGCACTCCACAATCGACTCAAGCAGCTGGAGAAAAAGGGGCAACTCGTCTCGAAACAGGCTGGCCGGAGTACAGTCTGGTGGTCACCAGCCTACACATTTGTTGTATACGACGACTTAGACGAGGATTGA
- a CDS encoding CRISPR-associated protein Cas4, with the protein MSFADWYQEREFAKNIREGQPYFNGPGRIPAPERHSPSQLLQCHRKTLYRQHNAPEEDTDPQGIFWIGTKFEEEIIVPYLAEITSPDEYVRNSIWIDFSCKTSAGDIRIKGETDPVIVDRNSEPLLLTESKTKRSIETLESPDPHHVAQTHCYLYGLTQKYDRRITDAVLLYGSRTSLDLKAFHIEFDPWFWRQVVLDWARDHTQFRLNDTLPPATPEQPWECNVCSYRHRCGKADETPFEDVDTRGFLPRLEYPKEKVVDYLESSDGGRLTPTLARQYPDLQDQYGVYDWVCQRCSTTYAFEKVDLTDVVNGDDALVNTPPCPTCAQDHHPVPLTGPSPSDQPKK; encoded by the coding sequence ATGAGTTTCGCTGACTGGTATCAGGAACGCGAATTCGCGAAAAACATCCGAGAGGGTCAGCCCTATTTCAATGGGCCAGGGCGTATCCCGGCACCCGAACGGCATAGCCCTAGTCAATTGCTTCAGTGCCATCGAAAGACGCTCTATCGGCAACACAACGCCCCGGAAGAAGACACCGACCCACAGGGAATTTTCTGGATTGGAACCAAGTTCGAAGAAGAAATCATCGTCCCCTATCTCGCCGAAATCACCAGTCCTGATGAATATGTTCGCAACTCTATTTGGATCGACTTTAGCTGCAAAACGTCTGCTGGCGATATTCGGATCAAAGGTGAAACGGATCCAGTTATCGTTGATCGTAACAGTGAGCCTCTCCTTCTCACTGAGAGCAAGACCAAACGGAGCATCGAGACGCTTGAGAGCCCGGACCCCCACCACGTAGCTCAGACACACTGCTATCTCTACGGTTTGACTCAGAAGTATGACCGGCGCATTACTGATGCAGTTCTCCTCTATGGTAGTCGCACCAGTCTCGACCTCAAAGCCTTCCACATTGAATTCGACCCTTGGTTCTGGCGACAGGTCGTCTTGGATTGGGCGCGTGACCACACGCAGTTCCGCCTCAACGATACACTGCCGCCCGCCACTCCAGAACAGCCTTGGGAATGTAACGTCTGCTCGTATCGTCATCGCTGTGGCAAGGCTGACGAGACGCCCTTCGAAGATGTCGATACGAGGGGTTTCCTCCCACGTCTGGAGTATCCTAAGGAGAAGGTCGTCGACTATCTCGAAAGCAGCGATGGTGGACGTCTCACTCCAACTCTAGCACGGCAATATCCCGACTTACAAGACCAATACGGTGTATACGACTGGGTCTGCCAACGCTGTTCAACCACCTATGCTTTCGAGAAGGTCGATCTGACTGACGTCGTCAATGGCGATGATGCACTCGTCAATACTCCCCCGTGTCCGACCTGTGCTCAGGACCATCACCCTGTTCCTCTGACGGGCCCATCGCCATCGGACCAGCCGAAGAAGTGA
- a CDS encoding acyl-CoA dehydrogenase, with protein MSNFKSGSGDLSFGGEGSDDEEVASEAETEPGSGSHGSTSSEPPAEEPSKQVGSTENDSNDQSVSSAHESVAPSDSTSEYPYFVRRHNVGDERDVRLEIFLRDGVANKEGQFRSELAECLETNEVAKTDAREFALLRAFQDPEGVAELMREEGYGTFD; from the coding sequence ATGAGCAACTTCAAGTCCGGATCGGGGGATCTCAGTTTTGGTGGTGAGGGTAGTGATGACGAGGAGGTAGCATCCGAAGCGGAAACAGAACCCGGATCGGGGTCCCATGGATCTACCAGTTCGGAACCACCTGCAGAAGAGCCATCGAAACAAGTGGGATCAACGGAGAATGATTCCAACGATCAGTCAGTCTCCTCGGCACACGAATCGGTAGCGCCGAGTGACTCCACAAGCGAATACCCATATTTCGTACGACGGCACAACGTCGGAGACGAGCGGGACGTCCGTCTCGAAATATTCCTCAGAGACGGCGTCGCGAACAAGGAAGGCCAATTTCGGAGCGAACTCGCGGAATGCTTGGAAACAAACGAAGTAGCGAAGACGGACGCTCGAGAGTTTGCGCTTCTCAGGGCGTTCCAAGACCCAGAAGGCGTTGCGGAACTGATGAGGGAAGAAGGATACGGGACCTTCGATTGA